Genomic segment of Truepera radiovictrix DSM 17093:
CGCGGGATGGAGCGCTCGAGCAACCCCTGGGGCATCTCGCGCGACGCCCGCCTCGCTTGGGCCGAGGGCCTAAAGGTCCCCACGGTCGCCGAGAACCCCAACCCGGACGTGCTCTACTGGGTCGGTTGCGCCGCCGCCTACGACCCGAGCGCGCAGCGGACCGCCCGCGCGTTTGTGCAGCTGCTCGAGGCCGCGGGGGTGAGCTACGCCGTGTTGGGTAAAAGTGAGGGCTGCACCGGCGACGCGGCGCGGCGCGCGGGCAACGAGTACCTCTACGAGACGCTCGCCCGCAGCAACATCGCGGCGCTAGACGCCGTCAAACCCAAACGGATCGTCGCGACCTGCCCGCACTGCTTTAACGCGCTCGCCAACGACTACCCGCAGCTCGGCGGCCACTACCGCGTCACGCACCACACCGCGTACCTAGAGGAGCTGCTCGCCTCGGGCGCGCTGCCGGTAGAGACGGGTGCGCAGCGGGTGACCTACCACGACCCCTGCTACTTGGGGCGCCACAACGGCGTCTACGACGCGCCGCGCGAGTTGATCCGGCGGCTCGCGGGGGAGGTCTTGGAGCTCGAGCGCAGCCGCGAGGGGTCGTTTTGCTGCGGCGCCGGCGGGGCGCAGTTCTGGAAGGAGGAGGAGCCGGGGGGGGAGCGCGTCAGCGACAACCGCTTTCGCGAGATTCAGCGCCGCCTCGACGAGGCCACCGCGCGCGCGGCGGCGGCCGAACGCGGGGAGAAGGTACTCGCCGTCGGCTGCCCGTTCTGCAAGAGCATGCTCGCGAGCACCCCGAGCCGCGCCGAAGCCGAGGACGTCGCCATCAAAGACGTCGCGGAGCTGCTCCTAGAGCGCGTACCGGGGCTCGCGGCGGCCTCGGGGGCCGCCGCGCCGCGCGCACCGGAAGCAGCCGGCGTGCCCAACCTCGAGCGGACGCCGCCCGAGAACCTCCAAACCGCCCCCACCGGCGCCGCTGCTGGTGACCGACCCGCGGCGACCTCGGCGGTCGTCGCGGCGAAGGCCGCCGGGGAGCGCCCGGCCCGTAAGCCCTGGCGCCCGAAGGGGCAGGGCGAGGGGGCGCCCGCCGCGATTTCGGGTGAGGCGAGCGCGCCGCCGGAGCGCAAGGTGTGGAAACCTAAGCGCACCGAGCCCGACGCCGCCCCCCGAGCGGAAGGCGGGGCGGAGGCGCCCAAGCGCAAGGCGTGGCGGCCCAAAGCGTCCTCCCAAAAGGGGCAGCCGGCCCCCGACGCGGCGGAGACGCCGCAAGCCGAGGCCGCCGAGCCAGACGCGACGGAGCCCGACGCGGCGGGGGCCGCAGCGCCCCGCAAAAAGTGGCGGCCCAAAACCAAACCCCCGAGCGACGCCTAAGAGGAGCCCGCCGTGACCGACGCTCTGCTGATGATCGACCTTAAGCAGCCCCGCCTGACCCCGGACGAGCGCGCGTTTTTGGGCGAGCGCCGCGTGGGCGGCGTCTGCCTCTTCGCCCGCAACGTCGAAGACCGCGTGCAGCTCGGTGAACTCACCGCCGAGCTGCGCGCGCTCCTCGGCCCGGACGTGCTCATCGCCGTCGACCAGGAGGGGGGGGCGGTGGTGCGCGTGCGCGACGTCCCCTACCCGCCCAGCATGATGGCGCTCGGCGCGGCGGATGACCTAGGGCTCACCCGCAAGATGGGCGCGATGAGCGCGCGGGGGTTGCGGGCGGTGGGCGTCAACGTGAACTTTGCACCGGTAGCCGACGTGAACCACAACCCGCGCAACCCGGTGATCGCCGAGAGGGCCTTCGGGGGCGACCCGGAGGCGGTGGCGCGGCACGTCGCCGCCTTTGTCGCGGGGCACCAGGAGGCGGGGGTGGGGGCGGTCGTCAAGCACTTCCCGGGGCACGGCGACACCGACCTCGACTCGCACCTCGAGCTGCCGCACCTCGCGGCGGACGCGGCGCGCTTGGAGCGGCTCGAGCTGCCCCCCTTTCGGCGCGCGGTTGCGGCGGGCGTCGCGGGGGTGATGAGCGCGCACATCGTGCTCCCGGCGCTCGACCCCGCGCTCCCCGCGACGCTCTCTAGAGCGGTGCTGACGGGTCTTTTGCGCGAGCGCCTGGGCTTTGACGGGGTCATCTTCACCGACGCCCTCGACATGCGGGCGATCGCCGCGAGCTTCGCCCCCGCCGAGGCGGCGCTGCGCGCGGTCGCCGCGGGCGCCGACATGGCGCTCTACCTGGGCCCCTTAAAGGAGCACGAGGCGATCTTGCGGCGGCTCGAGGCGGGGCTCGCGAGCGGCGAGCTCGACCCCGAGGCCGTGGCGAGGGCCCGCGCGCGGCTGCGGGCCCTCGCGCGGCGCTTTCCTGTCGCGCCAGCCCCGGAAGCGGCCTGGGAGGTGGGCGACGAGGCGCGTCTAGAGGCGGCCGCCTTTCGCGGCACCGTGGCGCTCGGCGAGCTCCCCAAGCTTGAGCCCGGCGCGCGCGTGACGCTCGTGGCGGCCGCGGCGGTCGCCGCCGGGGGGGCGAGCTCCGCCGTGCGGGCTCCCGCCGAGGCGTTGGCGGCGGCCCTCGAGGGGGCGGGCGTGCGGGTCACGCGGGCGTTTTACGCGCGCGGCGCCGAAGGGGCGTCCGTGCTCGGCGCGCTGGCGGGGGCCGAGCTCGTCCTCTTCGCCTCGACCTCGCGGACCCGCATGGAGGGGGCGGAGTTGGCGCTCGCCAGGGCCGTGGCGCGCGCCGTGAGGCCGCCGCAGCGCTTTGTCCACGTCGCCCTCTGGAACCCGTACCACGCCCTCGACCTGCCCGGCCCCGCGCTGCTCACCTTCGGGTTTCGCGGCCCTTCGGCGCGTGCGGCGGCGCGCGCGCTGCTTGAGGGCGGGGCGCCGGGGCGGCTGCCCGTGGCGCTCGAGGTCGCGCGCGGCCCGTACGCGTAGGTGACGGCGTGCTGCGGCACCTGCCGCGCGGCTCTTGGGGGCGTCTGGTATCGTGGGGCCATGACCAGTGTCGGTGCATGGGGTTTCGTGAGCCTTGCGGCTCGAGGTGCCGGGTGAGGGGGGCGCTGCGGCGCCCCCTCGCGCGGGTCGCGCTGGGGGCGTGCTTGGCGCTCGGGGGGACGGGTGCGGCGCGCGCGCAAGGGGGGTGGCTCGACGCGGAGGCGGGGGGCGTCCGGTGGAAGACCGAAGCGCACGCGACCCCGAGTGCCGAGCTGGGCGAACTGCGCGGCATCTGGGTCGACGCCTTCGGGCCCGGTTTTAAAACCCCCGACGAGATCGAGGCGCTCGTCGCGGACGCGGAGGCGATGAACCTCAACGCGCTCTTTGTGCAGGTGGTGCGGCGCGGCAACTGCTACTGCAACCGCAGCACGCTCCCGCGCGCCGAGGACCCGGCGCTGGCGCCGGGGTTCGACCCCTTGGAGGCGCTTATCGCGCGGGCGCGCGCCGCCGGGTTGCAGGTGCACGCTTGGGTGGTGACCCTGGCCCTCTGGGGCGCCGACGCGCCGCCCCAGGACCCGGCGCACCCTTATAACCGCCACGGCCCCGCGGCGGTCGGTGAGGCGAACTGGCTGACGGTGCGCTACGACGGCGTCACCCGCCCCGACCGGGACGTCTACCTAGACCCCGGCCACCCGGCGGTGCACGACTACCTCGCCGGCGTGGTCCGCAGCCTGGCTGAAAACTACGACCTCGACGGCGTCGCGATCGACCGCCTGCGCTACCCCGACTTCAACTCGGGGGCGCTGCCGAGCTGGGGGTACAACGCGGTGAGCTTGTCGCGCTTCGCCGCCGAGACGGGCGCCCCCATCCCCCCGCCGCCCTCGGACCCCGTGTGGACCGCGTGGCGCCGCGAGCAGGTGAGCGCCCTGATGCGGCGGCTTTACGAGGAGATCAAGGCGGTCGACCCCACCCTCTGGGTGAGCGCCGCGACGATCGCCTACGGCGCCCCCCCCGAAGATGAAACGGACTTCGCCTCGAGCCACGCCTACAAGGTGGTGTTGCAGGACTGGGCGGGGTGGGCGCAAGGGGGGTTTTTGGACCTCAACCTGCCGATGAACTACAAACGCGCCGATTACCCCCAAGCGGCGGTCTGGTTCGACGCCTGGAACGCGCTCGCACCGCGCCTCGCGGGGGAGGCGCAGACGGCGATCGCCACGGGCCTCTACCTCAACGACCTGCCGGGGTCGCTGGCGCAGCTTGAGTCGGTGCGGCGCACGGAAGGGGTCATCGGTTGGGTCGGCTACGCCTACCGCAGCCCGGAGCGCCGCGCCTTGGCGGGGCAGGTTCCCTTCGAGGCCTCGCTCGCGGCGCTCGCGCGTGAGCTGACGGCGCTAGGCGCCCCCTTCGCGGCGGCGGCGGCCTTCGGGCGTCCCGGCCCCGCCGCCCCAGCAGCCGTAGAGGCCCCTTTAGATACCCTGGTCGGCGCGCCCGAAAACGCGCCCGCCGCCCCTTGGTACGCGCAGGCCGAAGTGGGCGGCCTCGTTGAGGGATGGGAGATACGATGACACTCTACCCGCTCGAGCTCGAGCGCTTTTTGAGCCCCCGCCTGTGGGGCGGGGACCGTTTGGTGTCGTACCTGGGCATCGCCGAACCTGCCGAGGAGGAGCCCCTGGGTGAGTCGTGGCAGGTCTACGCGGGGTGCCGCATCCTGAACGGTCCGCTGCAGGGCAAGACGTTGGCCGAAGCGAGCCGCGATCACGGCGCCGCCCTCCTCGGCACGGCCCCGATGGCGCGCTACGGGCACACCTTCCCGCTGCTCGCCAAATTTATCGACGCGGGCGAGGCGCTCTCCATCCAGGTGCATCCGG
This window contains:
- a CDS encoding (Fe-S)-binding protein; its protein translation is MLPLDHQIAFVVYACLTLTLGGWGFYRLYKRVRRGRRATDARFDAPLRRLGYALLTTLTQSRTFRDRPRWSTFHAFIFYGFVFYLLVNVVDALEGFTHVTVRSTTPLGALYNLLADVLSLLVLVGVAALALRRFFLTERRDFRFGARTPLHERVRAGMIPLDSAVVSLFIFVHVGSRALAQGAKLHGERDLFQPFSSLLAGLFTPASAEVGLIVGYWGALGSILAFLAYFPYSKHLHIFAAPAKYFVHREGPLGALPPLGTDIEAALEAAAETGETPPLGAAKLEDLAWPRLLDAYACIQCNRCQDVCPASATGKALSPAALEINKRMELNALAGSPLILKEAPFEAGAPSPRPLLSFALSPEALWACTTCGACMQVCPVEDEQMLDIIDIRRHQVMVAGEVPAPLTTAFRGMERSSNPWGISRDARLAWAEGLKVPTVAENPNPDVLYWVGCAAAYDPSAQRTARAFVQLLEAAGVSYAVLGKSEGCTGDAARRAGNEYLYETLARSNIAALDAVKPKRIVATCPHCFNALANDYPQLGGHYRVTHHTAYLEELLASGALPVETGAQRVTYHDPCYLGRHNGVYDAPRELIRRLAGEVLELERSREGSFCCGAGGAQFWKEEEPGGERVSDNRFREIQRRLDEATARAAAAERGEKVLAVGCPFCKSMLASTPSRAEAEDVAIKDVAELLLERVPGLAAASGAAAPRAPEAAGVPNLERTPPENLQTAPTGAAAGDRPAATSAVVAAKAAGERPARKPWRPKGQGEGAPAAISGEASAPPERKVWKPKRTEPDAAPRAEGGAEAPKRKAWRPKASSQKGQPAPDAAETPQAEAAEPDATEPDAAGAAAPRKKWRPKTKPPSDA
- the nagZ gene encoding beta-N-acetylhexosaminidase, translating into MTDALLMIDLKQPRLTPDERAFLGERRVGGVCLFARNVEDRVQLGELTAELRALLGPDVLIAVDQEGGAVVRVRDVPYPPSMMALGAADDLGLTRKMGAMSARGLRAVGVNVNFAPVADVNHNPRNPVIAERAFGGDPEAVARHVAAFVAGHQEAGVGAVVKHFPGHGDTDLDSHLELPHLAADAARLERLELPPFRRAVAAGVAGVMSAHIVLPALDPALPATLSRAVLTGLLRERLGFDGVIFTDALDMRAIAASFAPAEAALRAVAAGADMALYLGPLKEHEAILRRLEAGLASGELDPEAVARARARLRALARRFPVAPAPEAAWEVGDEARLEAAAFRGTVALGELPKLEPGARVTLVAAAAVAAGGASSAVRAPAEALAAALEGAGVRVTRAFYARGAEGASVLGALAGAELVLFASTSRTRMEGAELALARAVARAVRPPQRFVHVALWNPYHALDLPGPALLTFGFRGPSARAAARALLEGGAPGRLPVALEVARGPYA
- a CDS encoding glycoside hydrolase family 10 protein, producing MRGALRRPLARVALGACLALGGTGAARAQGGWLDAEAGGVRWKTEAHATPSAELGELRGIWVDAFGPGFKTPDEIEALVADAEAMNLNALFVQVVRRGNCYCNRSTLPRAEDPALAPGFDPLEALIARARAAGLQVHAWVVTLALWGADAPPQDPAHPYNRHGPAAVGEANWLTVRYDGVTRPDRDVYLDPGHPAVHDYLAGVVRSLAENYDLDGVAIDRLRYPDFNSGALPSWGYNAVSLSRFAAETGAPIPPPPSDPVWTAWRREQVSALMRRLYEEIKAVDPTLWVSAATIAYGAPPEDETDFASSHAYKVVLQDWAGWAQGGFLDLNLPMNYKRADYPQAAVWFDAWNALAPRLAGEAQTAIATGLYLNDLPGSLAQLESVRRTEGVIGWVGYAYRSPERRALAGQVPFEASLAALARELTALGAPFAAAAAFGRPGPAAPAAVEAPLDTLVGAPENAPAAPWYAQAEVGGLVEGWEIR